A single Methanolobus sp. ZRKC5 DNA region contains:
- the acs gene encoding acetate--CoA ligase, with the protein MSENFDVKLDSKSYLPDPSVKKNSWLQDYETAYNEFLKDPEKHWENVAEELEWFKKWDKVKEWNHPNAKWFTNGKLNITHNCLDRHVFNGKRNKVAMIWVGDNGEEQILTYRQLYRDVMRFANGLKSLGVEKGDRVCIYMPLVPEQIIAMLACARIGAVHSVVFGGFGANALHSRIKDAQAKIVITADATLRRGKRIDLKTLVDEAVVNASCVEKIVVLRRMTPQLELFSEIEVDFHEIMDNVEKECEPEVMDAEDPVFILYTSGTTGPAKGIVHACGGYMVGTYYTTKNMFDLKENDVMWCTADPGWITGHSYIVYGPLSMGATILISETTPDYPDPGVWWNMIEEFDVTVFYTAPTAIRMFMRMGEEWPDQYNLSSLRVLGSVGEPLNPEAFEWYYRVIGKEKCPILDTWWQTETGMHMLTTTVGEPMKPGFAGRAVPGVIADVVDEHGEPVPAGTGGFLVIKEPWPSMMRTVYGNDERYDQYWNTIGNYYTAGDLAVKDEDGYIMILGRSDDVLIVAGHNIGSAEVESALVSHEAVAEAAVIGKPDPLKGDSIKAFIILRMGFSPSDKLKLELLYHVRMNLGPIAMPSEVEFRDSLPKTRSGKIMRRLLKAQELGQDPGDISSLED; encoded by the coding sequence ATGTCTGAGAATTTTGATGTCAAGCTGGATAGTAAAAGCTATCTTCCCGATCCTTCTGTAAAGAAAAATTCCTGGTTGCAGGATTATGAAACTGCCTACAATGAGTTTCTAAAAGATCCTGAAAAACACTGGGAGAATGTTGCAGAAGAACTTGAATGGTTTAAGAAATGGGATAAGGTAAAGGAATGGAACCATCCGAATGCAAAGTGGTTTACAAATGGCAAGTTGAACATCACCCATAACTGTCTGGACAGGCATGTGTTCAATGGCAAAAGGAACAAAGTAGCAATGATCTGGGTCGGTGACAATGGTGAGGAGCAAATTCTAACATATCGCCAGCTTTATCGTGATGTCATGAGATTTGCCAACGGCCTGAAGTCACTTGGAGTAGAAAAAGGTGACAGGGTATGTATCTATATGCCGCTTGTTCCCGAGCAGATCATCGCAATGCTGGCTTGTGCCCGTATTGGTGCTGTACATAGTGTCGTGTTCGGAGGCTTCGGTGCCAATGCGTTGCATTCCAGAATAAAGGATGCACAGGCAAAGATCGTCATCACAGCAGATGCAACTCTTAGGCGTGGAAAGCGCATAGACCTCAAAACCCTGGTGGACGAAGCTGTTGTCAACGCTTCATGCGTGGAAAAGATCGTGGTCCTCAGAAGAATGACTCCGCAGCTGGAACTTTTCTCAGAGATAGAAGTTGATTTCCATGAGATAATGGATAACGTGGAGAAAGAGTGTGAGCCAGAGGTCATGGATGCAGAGGACCCAGTTTTCATTCTCTATACCAGTGGAACCACAGGTCCTGCAAAGGGAATAGTTCATGCATGTGGTGGGTATATGGTTGGTACCTATTATACTACAAAGAACATGTTCGACCTGAAAGAGAACGATGTCATGTGGTGTACCGCAGACCCCGGTTGGATCACAGGTCATAGTTACATTGTCTATGGTCCTCTTTCAATGGGTGCAACGATTCTGATCTCCGAAACAACGCCCGACTATCCTGACCCTGGTGTCTGGTGGAACATGATTGAAGAGTTCGATGTGACTGTCTTCTATACAGCACCTACGGCGATTCGTATGTTCATGAGAATGGGCGAAGAGTGGCCTGATCAGTATAACCTTAGTTCACTGCGTGTACTGGGTTCGGTTGGTGAGCCTCTTAATCCTGAAGCATTCGAGTGGTATTATCGTGTCATAGGCAAGGAGAAATGCCCTATCCTTGATACATGGTGGCAAACAGAAACAGGTATGCATATGCTTACAACAACGGTTGGCGAGCCGATGAAACCTGGATTTGCAGGAAGGGCTGTTCCTGGTGTTATTGCTGATGTCGTGGATGAGCATGGCGAACCTGTCCCTGCCGGAACAGGTGGTTTCCTTGTCATAAAAGAACCATGGCCTTCCATGATGAGAACAGTTTACGGTAATGATGAGAGGTATGATCAGTATTGGAACACTATAGGGAACTATTACACCGCAGGCGACCTTGCAGTAAAAGATGAGGATGGATACATAATGATCCTGGGTCGTTCTGATGATGTCCTGATAGTTGCAGGTCACAACATCGGTAGCGCTGAGGTGGAAAGTGCTCTGGTATCCCATGAGGCAGTAGCAGAAGCAGCTGTCATTGGAAAACCCGACCCACTCAAGGGAGATTCCATCAAGGCTTTCATTATATTGCGTATGGGTTTCAGTCCCAGTGACAAGTTGAAACTGGAGCTTCTTTACCACGTAAGGATGAACCTTGGCCCTATAGCAATGCCATCAGAGGTCGAGTTTAGGGACTCTTTGCCAAAGACTCGTAGCGGAAAGATAATGAGGCGTTTGCTCAAGGCACAGGAACTTGGACAGGACCCAGGAGACATTTCCTCACTGGAGGATTAA
- the hisI gene encoding phosphoribosyl-AMP cyclohydrolase, whose protein sequence is MIKPDDLKYDNGLIQAIAQDSETKEVLMCAFMNKEAMEKTIENGIVHYWSRSRQRLWKKGESSGHVQKVVEIRIDCDMDAVLLLVQQEGGACHTGFRSCFYRTIDGEEVGEKVFNPEDVY, encoded by the coding sequence ATGATAAAACCTGATGATCTGAAATATGATAACGGCCTCATACAGGCCATTGCTCAGGACAGTGAAACAAAAGAAGTACTCATGTGTGCCTTCATGAACAAAGAAGCAATGGAGAAGACTATTGAGAACGGCATAGTCCACTACTGGAGCCGTAGCAGACAACGCCTGTGGAAAAAGGGTGAGAGCTCCGGACACGTGCAGAAAGTTGTTGAAATAAGGATAGATTGCGATATGGATGCGGTCCTGCTATTGGTGCAACAGGAAGGAGGAGCATGCCATACAGGCTTCCGTTCATGTTTTTACAGAACAATAGATGGTGAAGAAGTAGGAGAAAAGGTATTCAACCCCGAAGATGTGTATTGA
- a CDS encoding PINc/VapC family ATPase, with amino-acid sequence MEESAENRRKIVPDTSAVIDGILSTRIRDDGLRDVDIHVPEAVVAELEAQANRGLEIGYKGLEEIQELQRYADKSNIRIFFTGPRPNLEQVKLAKGGEIDALIREVAEGLDANFVTGDRVQSLVAKAKGLEVDFVKPPFEKFGPLLVDDFFTPDTMSVHLKHKVSPMAKKGSIGDVQYVKIRNEPCTYQELKMISRELMDRARSDQESFTEMTFTGAAVLQIRNMRIAISKPPFSDDVEITIVRPVASVSLEEYRLSDLLKERINTQRGILISGPPGAGKSTFAASVATYLNDGGFVVKTMESPRDLQVPQEITQYAPLDGSLENTADVLLLVRPDYTIYDEVRKTKDFEIFADMRLAGVGMIGVVHANRAVDAIQRLIGRVELGVIPQVVDTVIFIDKGEIAKVQVLEFTVKVPAGMMEADLARPVILISDLETGKNEFEIYTYGEQVVVMPIGGEQKRNPSWKFAEEEVKDVIGNYANGPIEVEMISDNRAMVRVRDKDMPRVIGKSGKTIDDIEKGLGIHIDVRKFEPGEEPRYQDNEERKPRSNKEHHPIIERTKKHVILNVPEASGRDVEVYAGEGFMFSATVGRHGDIKMRTNSEVAQEILYAMQEGEVLWVKEV; translated from the coding sequence ATGGAAGAAAGTGCAGAAAACAGGCGAAAGATAGTCCCTGATACGAGTGCAGTCATCGATGGTATCCTTTCCACAAGGATACGTGATGATGGGCTGAGGGATGTAGACATTCACGTTCCAGAGGCAGTGGTGGCTGAATTGGAAGCCCAGGCCAACAGGGGACTTGAGATTGGATACAAAGGCCTTGAGGAGATACAGGAACTCCAGAGATATGCAGACAAAAGCAATATCAGAATATTTTTCACCGGGCCCAGACCAAACCTTGAGCAGGTCAAGCTTGCCAAGGGCGGCGAGATAGATGCACTAATAAGAGAGGTCGCAGAGGGGCTTGATGCAAATTTTGTCACCGGTGACCGGGTACAGTCACTCGTTGCAAAAGCAAAGGGACTTGAAGTTGATTTTGTAAAACCCCCATTTGAAAAATTCGGACCATTACTTGTTGATGACTTCTTCACACCTGACACAATGTCAGTTCACCTGAAGCACAAGGTTTCCCCAATGGCAAAAAAAGGTTCCATAGGGGATGTGCAATATGTAAAGATAAGAAATGAGCCCTGCACATACCAGGAATTAAAAATGATATCCAGAGAGCTGATGGATAGGGCACGTTCTGATCAGGAATCTTTTACGGAAATGACCTTCACCGGTGCAGCGGTGCTTCAGATAAGGAATATGAGGATTGCCATATCGAAGCCTCCGTTTTCCGATGATGTGGAAATCACTATTGTACGTCCGGTGGCCTCTGTATCACTGGAAGAATACCGTTTAAGCGATTTGCTCAAAGAAAGGATAAACACCCAGAGGGGTATTCTGATATCAGGACCACCAGGTGCTGGAAAGTCCACTTTTGCAGCAAGTGTTGCTACTTATCTTAATGACGGAGGATTTGTGGTCAAGACCATGGAATCACCTCGTGACCTACAGGTTCCACAAGAGATCACCCAGTACGCTCCTCTTGATGGCAGCCTTGAGAATACGGCAGATGTGCTGTTGCTTGTACGCCCGGATTATACCATATATGACGAAGTACGCAAGACCAAGGACTTCGAGATCTTTGCTGATATGAGACTTGCCGGTGTGGGCATGATCGGAGTTGTGCATGCAAACCGCGCGGTGGATGCAATTCAAAGACTTATAGGCAGGGTAGAGCTTGGTGTGATCCCGCAGGTTGTGGATACAGTGATATTCATCGACAAGGGAGAGATCGCAAAGGTACAGGTGCTTGAGTTCACTGTGAAGGTTCCGGCAGGCATGATGGAAGCCGACCTTGCCAGACCTGTTATCCTTATATCTGACCTTGAGACAGGCAAGAACGAATTTGAGATCTACACCTACGGTGAGCAAGTCGTTGTTATGCCTATTGGCGGGGAACAGAAGAGAAACCCATCATGGAAATTTGCAGAAGAAGAGGTTAAGGATGTAATCGGCAACTATGCAAACGGTCCGATAGAGGTGGAAATGATCTCAGATAACCGTGCTATGGTGCGTGTGAGAGACAAGGACATGCCCAGGGTGATTGGTAAAAGCGGCAAAACGATCGATGATATCGAGAAAGGGCTTGGCATTCATATCGATGTACGTAAGTTCGAGCCTGGAGAGGAACCTAGATATCAAGATAATGAGGAACGCAAACCACGTTCAAATAAAGAACACCACCCCATCATCGAACGTACAAAAAAGCATGTCATACTCAATGTCCCTGAAGCTTCAGGTCGTGATGTGGAAGTCTATGCAGGTGAAGGGTTCATGTTCTCAGCAACTGTAGGCAGACATGGTGATATCAAGATGAGGACAAATTCCGAGGTCGCCCAGGAGATCTTGTATGCTATGCAAGAGGGCGAGGTTTTGTGGGTTAAGGAAGTCTGA
- a CDS encoding IS66 family transposase encodes MCIDREEILAVYEAGPEAVVELVTRLLGIIEHQSLQIAQLEERVRHLEEMLEKNSRNSSKPPSTDSYARNKPTLKSQRKKTNKHVGGQNGHPGTTLRINDDPDEVIVHPVNQCVNCGRSLASVPSDYERRQVFDIPPITINCIEHRCEIKTCPKCSHVNKALFPDGVTQPTQYGHRVKSFAVYLHTYQLLPYQRVTKLFSDILGCKISPATLVNTERSCFEKLGAFENTVKHLLKESPVINLDETGMRINAVRNWLHVAGTDKLTYYFAHRKRGSEAMDAMGILPGYTGVATHDFWKPYNKYECQHSLCNAHLLRELTGASENRDQQWPKIMSDLLICIKHHVDNDLLDTELIQRFSEDYDHITCLGVNENPPDPESNVRSKKRGRKKQTTVKNLLDRFIGHKEDILRFMYDQNVPFDNNQAERDIRMTKVQQKISGTFRSEQGAKNFCRIRGYVSTVNKNSESVIDAISAIFYGNSFVPKLQN; translated from the coding sequence ATTTGTATAGACCGCGAAGAAATACTTGCAGTTTATGAAGCTGGTCCAGAAGCAGTAGTAGAACTTGTAACTCGATTACTTGGGATAATTGAACATCAATCTCTCCAAATTGCACAACTTGAAGAGCGTGTCAGGCATTTGGAAGAAATGCTTGAAAAGAATAGTCGCAACAGTAGCAAACCACCTTCTACTGATTCTTATGCACGGAATAAACCAACCCTTAAAAGTCAAAGAAAAAAGACCAATAAGCATGTAGGTGGTCAAAACGGTCATCCTGGTACTACATTAAGAATAAATGATGATCCGGATGAAGTTATTGTTCATCCTGTTAATCAATGCGTCAATTGTGGGAGATCGTTAGCTTCTGTTCCCTCTGACTATGAAAGAAGACAGGTCTTTGACATTCCTCCTATAACTATCAATTGCATTGAACATCGTTGCGAGATTAAAACATGTCCCAAATGTTCTCATGTAAACAAAGCTCTTTTTCCAGATGGTGTAACTCAGCCGACTCAATACGGTCATCGAGTTAAGTCATTTGCAGTTTATTTGCACACTTACCAATTACTTCCTTATCAGCGTGTTACCAAGTTGTTCTCTGATATTTTGGGATGCAAGATAAGTCCTGCTACTTTGGTGAACACGGAACGTAGTTGTTTTGAGAAGCTTGGAGCTTTTGAAAATACAGTGAAACATCTCCTGAAAGAATCTCCTGTCATCAATCTGGATGAAACAGGAATGAGAATAAATGCAGTTCGTAATTGGCTTCATGTGGCAGGTACAGACAAACTGACCTATTATTTTGCACATCGCAAAAGGGGCTCAGAAGCAATGGATGCTATGGGCATATTACCAGGTTACACTGGTGTTGCAACACATGATTTTTGGAAACCGTACAACAAATATGAATGTCAACATTCATTATGTAATGCACATTTATTACGAGAGTTAACTGGAGCTTCCGAAAACAGGGATCAACAGTGGCCAAAGATAATGAGTGATCTCTTGATATGCATTAAACATCATGTTGATAATGATCTTTTAGATACTGAGCTAATTCAAAGGTTCAGTGAGGATTATGATCACATAACTTGTTTAGGAGTGAATGAAAATCCTCCTGATCCGGAATCAAATGTGCGGTCTAAAAAACGAGGACGTAAGAAGCAGACCACGGTAAAGAATTTGCTGGATAGGTTTATTGGCCATAAAGAGGATATCTTACGATTTATGTACGACCAAAACGTTCCGTTTGATAACAATCAGGCTGAAAGAGATATCAGAATGACGAAAGTACAGCAGAAGATATCAGGTACTTTCCGCAGTGAACAGGGTGCAAAAAATTTCTGCCGTATAAGAGGATACGTGTCTACTGTTAATAAGAATTCTGAATCTGTTATCGATGCAATTAGTGCAATATTTTATGGCAATTCATTTGTTCCAAAGTTGCAGAATTGA
- a CDS encoding iron-sulfur cluster assembly accessory protein codes for MVEVTDNAAVELKSLLEEQDKKDVALRVFVAGMSCCGVQYGMSLEEEINEENDLVVEVKGLKIVMSKDDAEGLAGANIDYVDGPSGKGFVIDNQSGGGCNSSSCGGGCC; via the coding sequence ATGGTAGAAGTAACTGACAATGCAGCAGTCGAATTAAAATCACTGCTTGAAGAACAGGATAAGAAGGATGTAGCTCTCAGAGTTTTCGTTGCAGGCATGAGCTGCTGCGGTGTGCAGTATGGAATGTCACTCGAAGAAGAGATTAATGAAGAGAACGATCTTGTAGTTGAAGTAAAAGGTCTTAAGATCGTAATGAGTAAGGATGATGCAGAGGGTCTTGCAGGTGCAAACATCGACTACGTAGATGGTCCATCAGGAAAGGGCTTTGTCATTGACAACCAGTCCGGCGGTGGCTGTAACTCATCATCATGTGGCGGCGGTTGCTGCTAA
- a CDS encoding ATPase domain-containing protein, producing the protein MDYSFDGTGGYRISTGIAGLDVQLGGGVPPGTTILILAEPGANSDIFAQQFVYGGLLNDEEVFYFTSEHPGHDIVHEMENMKWDVEKYLEDGRLDFVDAYGPRFYNVLPKDLTSNLSAKDFLKKGTDSMNLLKATVTQKRDTKYRGVVDSISYFLRGYSLNTVVDSIELISSIGRATGAIHLVLMTSGMHDPITENTLRHICDGVIEFRLNERGSEIERTIMIRKMRGMLVPNRTISYMVTKKGIELETTTRVL; encoded by the coding sequence ATGGATTATAGTTTTGATGGTACAGGTGGATATAGAATCTCAACAGGGATAGCCGGATTGGACGTGCAGCTCGGGGGAGGGGTACCTCCCGGAACAACAATTCTGATTCTTGCGGAGCCAGGTGCCAATTCCGATATTTTTGCCCAGCAATTTGTTTATGGTGGCCTTCTGAATGACGAGGAAGTATTCTACTTCACGTCCGAACATCCCGGTCATGATATAGTTCATGAGATGGAGAACATGAAATGGGATGTTGAAAAGTATCTTGAGGATGGGCGTCTTGATTTCGTTGATGCTTATGGGCCACGTTTCTATAATGTGCTTCCTAAGGATTTAACAAGTAATCTCTCTGCAAAGGATTTCCTTAAGAAAGGTACGGATTCGATGAATCTCCTGAAAGCCACAGTGACACAAAAAAGAGATACAAAATACCGAGGTGTTGTAGATTCTATTTCATATTTCCTGCGCGGCTACAGTCTTAATACAGTAGTCGATTCAATTGAACTGATTTCTTCCATCGGCAGGGCAACAGGGGCCATTCACTTAGTATTGATGACCAGTGGCATGCACGATCCAATTACGGAGAATACCCTTCGCCACATATGTGACGGTGTAATTGAATTCAGGCTCAATGAACGTGGAAGCGAGATCGAGCGTACTATAATGATAAGGAAGATGCGTGGAATGCTTGTTCCTAACCGGACAATTTCCTATATGGTCACAAAGAAGGGAATCGAACTGGAAACCACTACACGTGTTCTTTAA
- a CDS encoding nascent polypeptide-associated complex protein — protein MFPGIGGRGMNPAKVKQMMKQMGINITDVDDVEQVIIRTATKDIVFNDANVSIMNAQGTDTYQIVGTPEDVARELQIPDDDVRLVAEQTGVSDDQAREALKNANGDLAEAILSLSS, from the coding sequence ATGTTTCCGGGAATAGGCGGCAGGGGAATGAACCCTGCAAAAGTTAAGCAGATGATGAAGCAGATGGGTATCAACATCACTGACGTAGATGATGTTGAACAGGTCATTATAAGAACAGCTACAAAGGATATCGTTTTCAACGATGCCAATGTCTCAATAATGAACGCTCAGGGTACAGATACCTATCAGATAGTCGGTACCCCGGAAGATGTAGCCAGGGAATTGCAAATACCCGATGATGATGTGAGGCTCGTTGCAGAGCAGACTGGTGTGTCCGATGATCAGGCCCGTGAAGCATTGAAAAATGCAAATGGTGATCTGGCAGAGGCAATCCTGTCACTCTCATCTTAA
- a CDS encoding DUF86 domain-containing protein encodes MQRCVSYLKSIDTESTNLETNYELRCAVERNFQLVIESAIDIGEIIISEEGFKRPEDYKSVFLTLGQKGIIPGEFAEEFAQAAGFRNILVHMYEEVDLDILYMFLTERLDDFDDFARYVAEYLSTHH; translated from the coding sequence ATGCAAAGATGTGTCAGTTACTTGAAGTCTATTGATACAGAGAGTACCAATCTGGAAACAAATTATGAACTACGATGTGCAGTTGAAAGAAATTTCCAGCTTGTTATTGAAAGTGCAATAGACATAGGTGAAATAATTATTTCTGAAGAAGGGTTTAAGAGACCTGAGGACTACAAAAGTGTGTTTCTGACATTAGGGCAGAAGGGTATAATTCCAGGTGAATTTGCAGAAGAATTCGCTCAAGCAGCAGGTTTTAGAAATATCCTTGTTCACATGTACGAAGAAGTAGACCTCGATATTCTGTATATGTTCCTGACCGAAAGGCTGGACGATTTTGATGATTTTGCCAGGTATGTCGCAGAGTATCTAAGCACACATCACTAA
- a CDS encoding nucleotidyltransferase domain-containing protein, giving the protein MNTSNQPFEKDKLLPLLKDFFQKEEHVELAYLFGSVSEGKAGVLSDIDIGVYLSESLTKAQKNHKLIELIGSLTTLLKSDRLDLLIINDTSPVLSFEIIKPNVLILERNHDLKLDVEQRIMSQYLDRKYHEDFLNQSLLKRIMEKGLV; this is encoded by the coding sequence ATGAATACAAGCAACCAACCCTTCGAAAAAGATAAATTGCTCCCTCTCCTCAAAGATTTCTTTCAGAAAGAGGAACACGTTGAGCTTGCTTACCTTTTTGGGTCTGTGTCAGAGGGGAAAGCCGGTGTTCTGAGTGACATCGATATAGGTGTCTATTTGTCAGAATCGCTGACAAAAGCCCAGAAAAATCATAAACTTATTGAACTGATAGGCAGTCTCACAACTTTGCTCAAAAGTGATAGATTAGACCTTCTGATAATCAATGATACATCACCGGTGCTTAGTTTTGAGATTATAAAGCCAAACGTTCTGATACTTGAAAGGAATCACGATTTGAAACTGGATGTGGAGCAGCGTATAATGTCACAATATCTGGACAGGAAGTACCATGAGGATTTCTTGAACCAGAGTCTTCTCAAAAGAATTATGGAAAAGGGGCTGGTTTGA